In the genome of Streptomyces pactum, one region contains:
- a CDS encoding ferritin-like domain-containing protein, with protein MLTAKSVFTEILDDDRSFQLFCSIAASGEAQGGWENGRIAALVPPGARHLAPKIARHGADEDKHGRIFNALLRKRGLEPVEVPPEADYTMLLEARGIGLAHDKLRRDEPLTERDIIVYLAHSRVTEERASAQMRMLRKYFGDHPDIGRAVRMISDDEDNHLAYCHEELLRLAAAGHGRLIQATLRESALAETVVYRDVGLAVMRRMGDLLGWPRAKSAVLAAGVHALYAAERLGGWRRMVTLRMPERRDALGTAPTTEPEFA; from the coding sequence ATGCTCACGGCGAAAAGCGTGTTCACCGAGATACTCGACGACGACCGGTCCTTCCAGCTCTTCTGCTCCATCGCGGCGAGCGGTGAGGCGCAGGGCGGCTGGGAGAACGGCCGGATCGCCGCCCTGGTACCGCCGGGCGCCCGGCACCTCGCCCCGAAGATCGCGCGCCACGGCGCGGACGAGGACAAGCACGGACGCATCTTCAACGCGCTGCTGCGCAAGCGCGGACTGGAGCCGGTCGAGGTGCCGCCGGAGGCCGACTACACCATGCTGCTGGAGGCCCGCGGCATCGGGCTGGCCCACGACAAGCTGCGCCGGGACGAGCCGCTGACCGAGCGGGACATCATCGTCTACCTGGCGCACAGCCGGGTCACCGAGGAGCGCGCGTCGGCCCAGATGCGGATGCTGCGCAAGTACTTCGGCGACCACCCGGACATCGGCCGGGCGGTCCGGATGATCTCCGACGACGAGGACAACCACCTCGCCTACTGCCACGAGGAGCTGCTGCGGCTGGCCGCCGCCGGGCACGGCAGGCTCATCCAGGCCACCCTCCGGGAGAGCGCGCTCGCCGAGACCGTGGTCTACCGGGATGTCGGCCTCGCCGTGATGCGCCGCATGGGCGACCTCCTGGGCTGGCCGCGCGCCAAGTCCGCGGTGCTCGCGGCCGGCGTCCACGCCCTGTACGCCGCCGAGCGCCTCGGCGGCTGGCGCCGGATGGTGACGCTGCGGATGCCGGAGCGGCGCGACGCGCTGGGCACGGCCCCCACCACCGAGCCCGAATTCGCCTGA
- a CDS encoding LLM class F420-dependent oxidoreductase, whose product MKLGINLGYWGAGMDADNLAVAREADRLGYSVCWAAEAYGSDAPTVLSWVAAQTERIDVGSAIFQIPARTPAMTAMTAATLDSLSGGRFRLGLGVSGPQVSEGWYGVKFDKPLARTREYVEIVRKAMSRERLSYEGEHWTLPLPGGPGKALKLTVHPEREHIPLYIAAIGPKNLRQTGEIADGALLIFPSAEHLEETAISHLRAGREKAGLTMEGFDVCPTVPLALGEDKDVSALADTFRPYTALYVGGMGSRKQNFYNQLARRMGYEKEATEIQDKYLAGDKDGAAAAIPEKLIDSTTLLGSVDRIADGMRRYAEAGVTTLTLAPAGFTLDERVAALRAGTEALERAGLA is encoded by the coding sequence ATGAAGCTCGGGATCAACCTGGGGTACTGGGGCGCCGGGATGGACGCGGACAACCTCGCGGTGGCCCGGGAGGCCGACCGCCTCGGCTACTCGGTCTGCTGGGCCGCCGAGGCGTACGGCTCCGACGCGCCCACCGTGCTCTCCTGGGTGGCGGCCCAGACCGAACGGATCGACGTGGGCTCGGCCATCTTCCAGATCCCCGCCCGCACCCCCGCGATGACCGCGATGACCGCCGCCACCCTGGACTCGCTCTCCGGCGGCCGGTTCCGGCTCGGCCTGGGCGTCTCCGGCCCGCAGGTCTCCGAGGGCTGGTACGGGGTGAAGTTCGACAAGCCGCTCGCCCGCACCCGCGAGTACGTCGAGATCGTCCGCAAGGCGATGTCCCGCGAGCGGCTGTCCTACGAGGGCGAGCACTGGACGCTGCCGCTGCCCGGCGGCCCCGGCAAGGCCCTCAAGCTCACCGTGCACCCCGAGCGCGAGCACATCCCGCTGTACATCGCGGCGATCGGCCCCAAGAACCTCCGGCAGACCGGTGAGATCGCCGACGGCGCGCTGCTGATCTTCCCGTCCGCCGAGCACCTGGAGGAGACCGCCATCAGCCACCTGCGGGCCGGGCGGGAGAAGGCGGGCCTGACCATGGAGGGCTTCGACGTCTGCCCGACCGTGCCGCTCGCCCTCGGCGAGGACAAGGACGTCAGCGCGCTCGCCGACACCTTCCGCCCGTACACCGCCCTGTACGTGGGCGGCATGGGCAGCCGCAAGCAGAACTTCTACAACCAGCTCGCCCGGCGCATGGGGTACGAGAAGGAGGCCACCGAGATCCAGGACAAGTACCTGGCCGGCGACAAGGACGGCGCCGCCGCGGCCATCCCGGAGAAGCTGATCGACTCCACCACCCTGCTGGGCTCGGTGGACCGGATAGCGGACGGCATGCGGCGCTATGCGGAGGCCGGCGTCACCACCCTCACCCTCGCCCCGGCGGGCTTCACCCTCGACGAGCGGGTCGCCGCCCTGCGCGCGGGCACCGAGGCGCTGGAGCGGGCCGGCCTCGCCTGA
- a CDS encoding aldo/keto reductase, producing the protein MELRHLGRTGLRVSRIGLGTLTWGRDTDEHDAAEQLKVFWDAGGTLVDTADVYADGGAEYLLGQLLEDLVPRRDLVIATKAGSVPDPDRRFDGSRGHLLEALDASLERLGTDYVDLWQVHAFDPMTPLEETLQALDIAVSSGRARYVGVSNFCGWQLAKAATWQLADPGGRTRLASTQMEYSLLQRGIEREVLPAALDLGVGLLPSSPLGRGVLTGKYRHATPADSRGASEHLAPFVAPYLDEEASRIVDAVTTAADGLATTALQVALAWVRDRPGVAAPIVGARNAQQLRAALSVEALSLPPEICRALDDVSAPVHRYPDQDWSTL; encoded by the coding sequence ATGGAGCTAAGGCACCTCGGCCGCACCGGTCTGCGCGTGTCCCGGATCGGGCTCGGCACGCTCACCTGGGGACGGGACACCGACGAACACGACGCCGCCGAACAGCTCAAGGTGTTCTGGGACGCGGGAGGCACCCTGGTGGACACCGCGGACGTCTACGCCGACGGCGGTGCCGAGTATCTGCTCGGGCAGCTGCTGGAGGACCTGGTGCCGCGCCGGGACCTGGTCATCGCCACCAAGGCGGGCAGCGTGCCCGACCCCGACCGGCGCTTCGACGGCTCCCGGGGCCACCTGCTCGAAGCGCTGGACGCCTCGCTGGAGCGGCTGGGCACGGACTACGTGGATCTGTGGCAGGTCCACGCGTTCGACCCGATGACGCCGCTGGAGGAGACCCTGCAGGCCCTGGACATCGCGGTGAGCAGCGGCCGGGCGCGCTACGTCGGGGTGTCGAACTTCTGCGGCTGGCAGCTCGCCAAGGCCGCGACCTGGCAGCTCGCCGACCCCGGCGGACGGACCCGGCTGGCCAGCACCCAGATGGAGTACTCGCTGCTCCAGCGCGGGATCGAACGGGAGGTGCTGCCCGCCGCGCTCGACCTGGGGGTGGGCCTGCTGCCGTCCTCGCCGCTGGGCCGCGGGGTGCTGACCGGGAAGTACCGGCACGCCACCCCCGCCGACTCGCGGGGCGCCTCCGAGCACCTGGCCCCGTTCGTCGCCCCCTACCTGGACGAGGAGGCGAGCCGGATCGTGGATGCGGTGACCACCGCCGCGGACGGTCTGGCGACCACCGCCCTGCAGGTGGCCCTCGCCTGGGTGCGGGACCGCCCGGGAGTCGCCGCCCCGATCGTCGGGGCGCGCAACGCGCAGCAGCTCAGAGCGGCGCTGTCGGTGGAGGCGCTTAGTCTTCCCCCCGAGATCTGCCGGGCGCTGGACGACGTGTCGGCGCCCGTGCACCGCTACCCCGACCAGGACTGGAGCACCCTGTGA